A part of Desulfobacter sp. genomic DNA contains:
- a CDS encoding VCBS repeat-containing protein, protein MNTLVSVLSTWMVSSLIFIFIAFPAYAEDTGTGAGDTVIEMVEEDLTEQGAIEDLESTDEEEDSETSEGEQAPERLLKSSAMEAAASMAESPTEPVPPSLEESVFDTSSAVIVPEIAMGIGAAVLEYPIRVPSGRNGLTPAVALNYNSSRRNGTAGVGWAMTTSSIKRSTKRGACYTCNRFTYNGEEIFPVSVDANGYGTYRPEKQQAFSVIEFKTDNSWSVTLKNGTVQEFGPAPETRQDNSHGTFQWLLSSVLDTNGNTLTYSYIKDQGQVYLSAIQYLNYYTVAFYYENRPDPIINYSSNARVVTAKRLKTVAVFSNVDQIRAYGLAYTPSANTGRSLLTQITRYGSDYSLDAANQITGGSSLPPTQITYAHERASLAPSSGPISDLAMGQGFTNTYVHPMVTGDWNGDGKTDLGRAGASSVDFYISGNNEFQAMDSLFDLSEGQGYTNANTNPVLTGDWNGDGKTDIGRVGNSGMVFYTSTGAGWESYPQLNALSIYQGYGEQSQHPVFTGDWNGDGKTDVGRITADAAVFYVSTGTGWQSYNGFSDLAGQQGYADISRHPAFTGDFNGDGRTDVARAGSVGVKAYISTGTGFRYYGSLPVFGWSTHVYNSQGLYPLVTGDFNGDGMTDIARAGANQVFTYLSTGTGFAQGGQINDLTMGQGCTDYNTHPIFTGDFNDDGRTDIGRVKPTSLAVYISTGTGFTLHSSPISNFSPAQWFSTNHQYPLVTGDFNGDGRTGIARASTSGVSFYSPQGGGNDLMHRISAASGSITDIEYTPSTAWADTRLPMVLRTVSKLTVKDGLGNTSTTEYSYSGGLYDYEDRELRAFESVVKTNPDGTTETRLFHQDRFLDGRTKRFEFKAPDGALLSGTDYTWESTPYDSDTSFIRLASQKEIQYDTGSQAIRQEDYTYDTNHGSLLTSTVSGTNLTESVATGYTYGYYGAGLDYPLRTIRATLTGSISGMVRDTNYTYELHTGNLLTREQVNVGGTNPVTTYTYDVHGNLASIRDPRDNVTLFDYDPTIAAWPVRIEKPATGIHTHVVRYPDIDLRFGTPLTFENENGFQTTYAYDVHGRLIQTDRPDSGQEIYIYDDTSMPRSLTRRTKESANSFIDAITYTDGLGRTVQTVAKSKDEYTATLFTFDNMGRAACVKGPFFTSTNAFLNSTHTALSADPAVVSTGVTTTWLRNHYDDKGRIIKLEQSGGINTLFTHNALTTRVTDPDGHSKSQVLDVLGRVITVIEHGPTDFTASYTYTPAGDLVKVSRNNPATGNPIENIVVYNTLGQKTFMTDPDMGHWTYTYDLNGNLATQTDARNVTLAFAYDELNRLTRKTYPDGSFASWAYDAGANGIGLLYETSNANATTRHTAYDQTGRLLSETRTVDAQTVKFDYTWDMAGRPASKAVTHNNALFKTLAYEFYPGTRLLARVKQEDNRSVTEITQYSPQGKIEFLNHLNGTVTNYIYDFATSRLILIHSYNLTETIMDKGYTYTKAGDVETITDNRTNTTTTYVYDHNHRIISEQTSGTGAVAGTSVEVIEFTYDEVPGTPIHAPKEIRINGSLTEYAYTATGNRSFKNDGVTPTNYVSNTDNMISGITVGTDDTQFLYDADNKRVKKIRGASSTLYFGDNFEIVNGTSTYYVFAGNVRVAQVTDTGMVFFHKDHLGSTEAMSREDGSVIDYGGYFPYGLDKELNALLQHSAYKFTDQEQDEGTGLYNYDARLYDPVIGQFIMADTIVPEPFNPQSLNRYAYCLNNPVRYVDPTGHEPDGDADQSNGGWGIADSEAAHNGGEDSSRDMADLGGKDGTGWGRGPYGTQAENNEDQGWHAGGWGWDSDNQMESNKSTNIGGSGGGWGAWGYGFSKSQSNSNSLRLPSPLRDQRLPNLDFGWPTDPDDLEHDPNFGEPYWDRSDFFENLIDRALKSEEEINNFFEKHWWLDPFRAGA, encoded by the coding sequence ATGAACACGCTGGTATCTGTACTCTCAACATGGATGGTTTCTTCCCTCATTTTCATTTTTATTGCTTTTCCCGCCTATGCCGAGGACACCGGAACCGGTGCCGGCGATACCGTTATTGAAATGGTGGAAGAAGACCTGACTGAACAGGGGGCGATTGAAGACCTTGAAAGCACGGACGAAGAAGAGGATAGCGAAACCTCAGAGGGTGAACAGGCGCCGGAGCGCCTGCTAAAATCTTCCGCCATGGAAGCAGCGGCTTCCATGGCGGAGTCACCCACCGAACCCGTACCGCCCAGCCTTGAAGAATCTGTCTTCGATACAAGCAGCGCTGTCATTGTTCCGGAAATAGCCATGGGCATCGGTGCCGCAGTCCTGGAGTATCCCATCCGGGTGCCGTCGGGCAGAAACGGCCTGACCCCGGCCGTTGCACTCAATTATAACTCATCGAGAAGAAACGGCACGGCCGGCGTGGGCTGGGCCATGACCACATCTTCCATCAAACGGTCCACCAAGAGAGGGGCCTGCTATACCTGCAACCGCTTTACTTACAACGGCGAAGAGATCTTCCCCGTCAGCGTGGATGCAAACGGGTACGGCACCTACCGCCCTGAAAAACAACAGGCATTTTCTGTTATTGAATTCAAAACAGACAACTCATGGTCCGTCACCCTTAAAAACGGTACGGTCCAAGAATTCGGCCCCGCCCCGGAGACCCGGCAGGACAACAGCCACGGCACATTCCAATGGCTGCTGTCATCAGTATTAGACACCAACGGAAACACCTTAACCTATTCCTACATTAAGGATCAGGGGCAGGTTTATCTTTCTGCCATCCAATACCTCAATTATTATACGGTCGCTTTTTATTATGAAAACAGGCCCGACCCCATCATCAATTATAGCTCAAACGCCAGGGTGGTGACGGCCAAACGCCTTAAAACAGTGGCGGTCTTTTCCAACGTAGACCAGATCCGGGCCTATGGCCTGGCCTATACCCCAAGTGCCAATACCGGCCGCTCCCTGCTGACCCAAATCACCCGGTACGGATCGGATTACTCTTTGGATGCGGCAAATCAAATTACCGGAGGATCCTCCCTGCCGCCCACACAAATCACCTACGCCCACGAACGGGCCTCCTTGGCCCCCTCCTCCGGACCAATATCGGACCTGGCCATGGGTCAGGGGTTTACCAATACCTATGTCCATCCCATGGTCACCGGCGACTGGAACGGGGACGGCAAAACAGATCTGGGCCGGGCCGGTGCAAGCAGTGTTGATTTTTATATCTCCGGCAACAATGAATTCCAGGCCATGGATTCTCTCTTCGACCTGTCAGAGGGCCAGGGATACACCAATGCCAATACCAACCCCGTCCTCACCGGCGACTGGAACGGGGACGGCAAAACAGACATAGGGAGGGTCGGCAATTCAGGCATGGTGTTCTATACCTCCACCGGTGCCGGCTGGGAAAGTTATCCCCAATTGAATGCGCTCTCCATATACCAGGGATACGGGGAGCAGAGCCAACATCCGGTGTTTACCGGTGATTGGAACGGAGACGGCAAAACCGATGTGGGCAGGATCACCGCCGATGCAGCAGTCTTTTATGTGTCCACCGGCACCGGCTGGCAGAGCTATAACGGATTTTCGGATTTGGCAGGCCAGCAGGGCTATGCCGATATCAGCCGCCACCCTGCCTTTACCGGGGATTTCAACGGGGACGGCAGAACCGATGTGGCCCGGGCGGGCAGTGTCGGGGTTAAGGCATACATATCAACCGGGACAGGCTTCCGATATTACGGTTCCCTGCCGGTTTTCGGGTGGTCCACCCATGTTTATAACAGCCAGGGGCTGTACCCCCTTGTCACCGGAGACTTCAACGGGGACGGCATGACGGATATCGCCCGGGCCGGCGCCAACCAGGTCTTCACCTATCTGTCCACAGGCACAGGGTTTGCCCAGGGCGGCCAGATCAATGACCTGACAATGGGCCAGGGATGCACGGATTACAACACCCATCCCATCTTCACCGGGGATTTCAACGACGACGGCCGTACCGACATCGGCCGGGTCAAACCAACCTCCCTGGCTGTCTATATATCTACAGGTACGGGTTTTACCCTCCACAGCAGCCCTATATCCAACTTCAGCCCGGCCCAGTGGTTTTCCACAAATCATCAATATCCCCTTGTCACCGGAGACTTCAACGGCGACGGCAGAACCGGCATTGCCCGGGCGTCGACCTCCGGCGTTTCTTTTTATTCCCCCCAGGGGGGTGGCAACGACCTGATGCACAGGATTTCGGCCGCATCGGGCAGCATTACAGACATCGAATACACCCCCTCTACGGCCTGGGCCGACACCCGGCTGCCCATGGTGCTCCGGACAGTGTCAAAGCTGACGGTGAAGGACGGCCTGGGCAACACCTCCACCACCGAATATTCATACAGCGGCGGCCTTTACGACTATGAAGACAGGGAACTGCGGGCCTTCGAATCCGTGGTCAAAACCAATCCAGACGGCACCACGGAAACCCGACTGTTTCACCAGGACCGCTTCCTGGACGGCCGCACAAAGCGCTTTGAATTCAAAGCCCCGGACGGGGCCCTGCTCTCCGGAACCGACTATACCTGGGAGAGCACCCCATACGACAGCGACACCTCATTTATCCGGCTTGCATCCCAAAAAGAAATCCAGTACGACACCGGCAGCCAGGCAATCCGGCAGGAGGATTATACCTACGATACCAACCATGGCAGCCTGCTGACATCCACGGTGTCAGGCACCAACCTCACCGAATCCGTAGCCACAGGCTATACATACGGCTATTACGGAGCTGGCCTGGATTATCCTTTGCGCACCATCCGGGCTACCCTCACCGGCTCAATCTCCGGCATGGTCCGGGATACCAATTACACCTACGAGCTGCATACGGGCAACCTGCTCACACGGGAGCAGGTCAATGTTGGCGGCACCAACCCCGTCACCACCTATACCTATGATGTCCACGGCAACCTGGCCTCCATCCGGGACCCAAGGGACAATGTCACCTTGTTCGATTACGATCCCACCATTGCCGCCTGGCCGGTGCGTATCGAAAAACCGGCCACAGGGATTCATACCCACGTGGTTCGATACCCGGATATCGACCTGCGGTTCGGCACCCCCCTGACCTTTGAAAACGAAAACGGGTTCCAGACAACATATGCCTATGACGTCCACGGCCGCCTTATCCAGACCGATCGCCCGGACAGCGGCCAGGAAATCTATATTTACGACGACACATCCATGCCCCGGTCCCTGACCCGCAGAACCAAAGAGAGCGCGAACTCCTTCATCGATGCGATCACCTACACCGACGGCCTGGGCCGCACCGTACAGACGGTGGCAAAGTCCAAGGATGAATACACCGCCACTTTATTTACCTTTGACAACATGGGCCGGGCAGCCTGTGTCAAAGGGCCCTTTTTTACTTCAACCAATGCCTTTTTGAACAGCACCCACACGGCCCTGTCTGCCGATCCTGCAGTCGTCAGCACCGGCGTCACCACCACCTGGCTGAGGAACCATTATGACGACAAGGGCCGGATCATTAAACTGGAACAGTCCGGGGGGATCAATACCCTGTTTACCCACAATGCCCTCACCACCCGGGTGACCGACCCCGACGGCCACAGCAAGTCCCAGGTCCTGGACGTTCTGGGGCGGGTCATTACGGTAATTGAACACGGTCCCACGGATTTTACGGCCTCATACACCTATACCCCGGCAGGGGATCTGGTGAAGGTCTCCCGGAACAATCCTGCCACGGGCAATCCCATTGAAAACATCGTGGTTTACAACACCCTGGGCCAAAAGACCTTCATGACCGACCCGGACATGGGCCATTGGACCTATACCTACGACCTCAACGGCAACCTGGCCACCCAGACCGACGCCCGGAACGTCACCCTGGCCTTTGCCTATGACGAACTCAACCGCTTGACCCGAAAAACATACCCCGACGGCAGTTTTGCCTCATGGGCCTATGACGCCGGCGCCAACGGCATCGGCCTTCTTTATGAAACGTCCAACGCCAATGCCACCACCCGGCATACAGCCTATGACCAGACCGGGCGGCTGCTCTCCGAAACCCGGACTGTGGATGCACAAACGGTGAAATTTGATTATACCTGGGACATGGCCGGGCGTCCCGCCTCAAAGGCCGTCACCCACAACAACGCCTTGTTTAAAACCCTGGCCTATGAGTTTTACCCCGGCACCCGATTGCTTGCCCGGGTCAAACAGGAGGACAACCGTTCCGTCACCGAGATTACCCAGTACTCCCCCCAGGGTAAAATAGAGTTCCTCAACCATCTGAACGGCACGGTGACCAATTACATCTATGACTTTGCCACCTCCCGGCTCATCCTTATCCATTCTTACAATCTCACCGAAACCATCATGGATAAGGGGTATACCTATACAAAAGCCGGGGACGTTGAAACCATCACGGACAACCGGACCAATACAACAACCACCTACGTTTACGATCATAACCACCGGATCATATCGGAGCAGACATCCGGGACCGGTGCCGTTGCCGGAACCAGTGTGGAGGTGATCGAGTTTACCTATGACGAGGTCCCGGGCACCCCCATCCACGCCCCTAAAGAAATACGGATAAACGGGTCCCTGACCGAGTATGCTTATACGGCCACAGGCAACCGGTCCTTTAAAAATGACGGGGTAACCCCAACAAATTACGTATCTAATACCGACAATATGATCTCCGGCATCACCGTGGGAACTGATGATACCCAATTCTTATATGATGCAGACAATAAACGGGTTAAAAAAATCCGGGGGGCATCCTCCACCCTTTACTTCGGGGATAATTTTGAGATTGTTAACGGCACTTCGACTTATTATGTCTTTGCCGGGAATGTGAGGGTGGCCCAGGTCACAGATACGGGGATGGTATTTTTCCATAAGGATCATCTGGGCTCCACTGAAGCTATGTCCCGGGAGGACGGAAGCGTTATTGACTATGGGGGGTATTTTCCCTATGGTCTGGACAAGGAACTCAATGCTCTTTTACAACACAGCGCCTACAAGTTCACCGACCAGGAGCAGGACGAGGGCACGGGGCTTTACAACTACGACGCCCGGCTCTATGACCCGGTGATCGGTCAGTTCATCATGGCGGATACCATTGTGCCGGAACCGTTCAACCCCCAGAGTTTGAACCGGTATGCTTATTGCCTTAATAATCCTGTTCGGTATGTGGATCCCACCGGGCATGAACCCGATGGTGATGCAGATCAGTCTAATGGTGGTTGGGGAATTGCTGATTCTGAAGCTGCACATAACGGCGGAGAAGACTCAAGCCGTGATATGGCTGATCTCGGAGGCAAAGATGGCACAGGTTGGGGGAGAGGACCTTACGGAACCCAAGCCGAAAACAATGAAGATCAAGGCTGGCATGCCGGAGGATGGGGATGGGACTCTGACAATCAAATGGAATCAAATAAAAGTACCAACATAGGAGGCTCAGGAGGTGGTTGGGGGGCTTGGGGGTATGGTTTTTCAAAGAGTCAATCGAATAGCAATAGCCTTCGATTGCCTAGCCCTTTACGTGATCAAAGATTACCCAATTTGGATTTTGGTTGGCCCACAGATCCAGACGATTTAGAACATGATCCTAATTTTGGCGAACCATACTGGGATAGAAGTGATTTTTTTGAAAACCTTATAGATAGGGCTCTTAAGTCAGAAGAAGAAATAAACAATTTTTTTGAAAAGCATTGGTGGTTAGATCCCTTTAGGGCAGGAGCTTAA
- a CDS encoding transposase yields the protein MKHTRKGRKRKVFKQGSAHISFTGKSVAANAGMALVSRVFDKFHIPELLEGVTADLDQDKRHPTHELLQQLIVLRLMGGEAIQDVRLLAEPALIGMFQWKDIVHPTTYGRRLKTMTWRHNLNLEKISTGLSYRVAKPGKLFITVDSSVCTVHGQKIEGADTGYNPHKPGRNSYHPLIAVDIGSRSVIDGYLRPGSCASNDGLDGFVRKIVSEADRPAKDIIFRFDKGLTSGSILDTIEELGAGYVAKAKLSSTIMGRISKIKNWRSIGNGHFAANFHCKLSGWSRSRRFAAIERNLPPANVAVRSRQLWIKIKRDHPMRLIFYQAMRALA from the coding sequence ATGAAACATACCAGAAAAGGTAGAAAACGAAAAGTATTCAAACAGGGATCGGCTCATATTTCGTTCACAGGAAAATCTGTAGCTGCCAACGCCGGAATGGCTCTTGTAAGCCGTGTATTCGACAAATTTCATATCCCTGAGTTATTGGAAGGAGTCACAGCCGATCTTGATCAGGATAAACGCCATCCCACCCACGAACTTTTACAACAGTTGATTGTATTGAGACTCATGGGCGGAGAAGCTATCCAGGATGTCCGATTGTTAGCTGAGCCCGCCCTGATCGGGATGTTTCAATGGAAAGACATTGTTCATCCGACAACTTATGGCCGGAGGCTGAAAACAATGACATGGCGACACAACCTGAATCTGGAGAAAATCAGCACCGGATTGAGTTACCGTGTTGCCAAACCCGGCAAGTTATTTATCACCGTCGACTCATCTGTCTGCACCGTACATGGCCAAAAGATTGAGGGTGCTGATACTGGATACAATCCTCATAAGCCTGGAAGAAACAGCTACCATCCCCTTATAGCCGTTGATATAGGCTCGAGATCTGTTATTGATGGATACCTCAGACCTGGTTCATGTGCTTCAAACGATGGGCTTGATGGCTTTGTCCGTAAGATTGTTTCAGAAGCCGACCGGCCTGCAAAAGATATCATTTTCCGTTTTGATAAAGGGCTTACATCCGGATCAATTCTGGATACAATCGAGGAACTGGGCGCAGGCTATGTGGCTAAGGCAAAATTATCTTCAACGATCATGGGACGAATTTCAAAGATCAAAAACTGGAGAAGTATTGGCAATGGCCATTTTGCAGCCAACTTTCATTGCAAGCTATCGGGATGGTCCCGGTCAAGGCGATTTGCTGCAATAGAGCGGAATCTTCCGCCAGCCAATGTTGCTGTCCGAAGCCGCCAACTGTGGATAAAAATTAAGCGTGACCATCCGATGAGGCTAATTTTTTATCAGGCCATGAGGGCCTTGGCCTAA
- a CDS encoding Abi family protein, with the protein MTSKIPYNKVPYSNNQLLEQLKNRGLDIKDVEKANRYLNFIGYYRLSAYFLPYQYEKDKFRDGVKFDDILNLYIFDRKLKLVLMDAVERIEVAVRAAISNYMSLRTNDAHWFLDETLFDNYSPDKGKSFQNFEGYFQSICSNIDRNRDAIPIDHYYSKYSDPEYPPGWVVMEVLTLGQVSKIYSILQTKYKRKIAKKFKTSWQILEAILLSLTVIRNKSAHHQRVWNVKISYPPAQTVLKNVVPQYTGPPNSPCVAYFMIWFLINRINNDSTWAIKLCEQLFELDESLSHKIGLEPNDIYNILLEQS; encoded by the coding sequence TTGACTTCTAAAATCCCATATAATAAAGTTCCTTACTCGAATAATCAGCTATTAGAACAATTAAAAAATCGAGGATTAGATATTAAAGATGTTGAAAAAGCAAATCGATATCTAAACTTTATTGGATATTATAGATTATCTGCATATTTTCTTCCTTATCAATATGAAAAAGATAAATTTCGAGACGGTGTTAAGTTCGATGATATTTTGAATCTCTATATTTTTGACCGAAAGTTAAAATTGGTCTTAATGGATGCTGTCGAAAGAATTGAGGTTGCTGTGAGGGCAGCAATCTCAAATTATATGAGCTTAAGAACTAATGATGCTCATTGGTTCTTAGATGAAACTCTCTTTGATAATTATTCACCTGATAAAGGGAAATCTTTCCAAAATTTTGAAGGGTATTTTCAATCTATATGCAGCAATATTGATAGGAATCGAGACGCTATTCCTATAGACCATTATTATTCGAAGTATTCTGATCCGGAATATCCCCCGGGATGGGTGGTGATGGAAGTTTTAACGCTTGGTCAGGTATCTAAAATTTATTCGATACTACAAACCAAGTATAAACGAAAAATTGCAAAAAAATTTAAAACCAGCTGGCAGATCCTGGAAGCAATCTTATTATCATTAACCGTAATCAGAAATAAAAGTGCCCATCATCAAAGAGTCTGGAATGTTAAAATATCATATCCGCCGGCTCAAACTGTTTTAAAAAATGTTGTACCTCAGTATACTGGCCCTCCGAATTCACCATGTGTTGCTTATTTTATGATATGGTTTCTTATAAATCGAATAAATAATGATTCTACTTGGGCGATAAAATTATGTGAGCAGCTTTTTGAATTGGACGAATCCCTTTCCCATAAAATTGGTTTGGAACCTAATGATATATATAATATTCTTCTGGAACAATCTTGA
- a CDS encoding IS5 family transposase, which produces MNRHSISDEKWKQIEPILAPPKKETRGRKPKDNRLMFNGILWILKTGAPWRDLPERFGPWQTVYKRFAKWTSLEAWDDLLNNVAKNQDKESGMIDGSYVKLHQHGCGARGGQYSQAIGRSRGGLTTKIHAVVDGLGNPVRIKLTGGNVHDMVPSYELMADIEADQFLADRAYDTDKLIEIVESKGSKVIIPSRRNRTVQRKIDKHLYKERHLVECFFAKIKSCRRVSTRYEKLASSYHAMVLIASCLVWLA; this is translated from the coding sequence ATGAACAGACACTCTATTTCAGATGAAAAATGGAAGCAAATAGAACCAATACTTGCACCACCCAAAAAAGAAACACGAGGGCGGAAGCCCAAAGATAACCGATTAATGTTTAACGGGATTTTGTGGATTTTAAAAACAGGGGCTCCTTGGCGTGATCTTCCTGAAAGATTCGGGCCTTGGCAAACGGTGTATAAAAGATTTGCAAAATGGACCTCTTTGGAAGCATGGGATGATCTTCTCAATAATGTCGCAAAGAACCAGGATAAAGAATCCGGTATGATAGACGGATCCTACGTAAAACTTCACCAACACGGTTGCGGGGCACGAGGTGGACAATACTCTCAGGCCATTGGGCGAAGTCGAGGTGGTTTAACAACAAAAATCCATGCTGTGGTTGATGGCCTTGGTAATCCAGTACGAATAAAACTGACCGGGGGTAATGTTCATGATATGGTACCTTCTTATGAGTTAATGGCAGACATAGAAGCAGATCAATTCCTTGCTGATAGAGCATATGATACTGACAAACTTATTGAAATTGTTGAATCTAAAGGTTCTAAGGTCATTATCCCATCAAGAAGAAACAGAACGGTTCAGAGAAAAATTGATAAACACCTTTATAAGGAACGACATTTGGTGGAATGCTTTTTCGCAAAAATAAAATCCTGTCGGCGAGTTTCGACTCGATATGAGAAACTCGCCAGCAGTTACCATGCAATGGTGCTTATTGCTTCTTGCTTGGTTTGGTTAGCATGA
- a CDS encoding IS21 family transposase, giving the protein MQSEKSFGIAAMKAGMDEKTARKYREHGKLPSELKTDHTWRTRKDPFEETWDGIKGMLTINPGLEAKTLFEDLQRRHPGRFADGQLRTLQRRIKQWRATEGPPKEIFFAQIHKPGELCQSDFTHMDKLGVTIGGVPFDHLIYHFVLTYSNWETGTVCFSESFESLSQGLQNALWELGGVPQQHRTDCLTSAVNKVSHPEEFTSRYQDLVDHYGIIPCKTNPASPNENGDVEQRNYRFKKAVDQALMLRGHRDFKDREEYDLFLAKLFAQLNAGRRKRFTQELDLLHRLPKRRLDACKKMDLKVGPSSTIRVNHNVYSVDSRLIGENIQVRLYMECLEVWYGQRKVDTLPRLRGEGKYKINYRHIIDSLVKKPGAFENYRYRNAMFPTSRFRIAYDHLRKRYTVKSSAARYLKILYLAAKTSEVAVDSALMVLINEDQEISKEAVKRLIESNASVSRPDDVHIQAVDLTRYDQLLKGVAA; this is encoded by the coding sequence ATTCAGTCAGAGAAGAGTTTCGGGATAGCAGCAATGAAAGCTGGAATGGATGAAAAAACAGCTCGAAAGTACCGTGAACACGGGAAGTTGCCGAGTGAACTCAAAACGGATCATACATGGCGCACACGCAAAGATCCGTTTGAGGAGACCTGGGATGGTATCAAAGGCATGTTGACCATAAATCCAGGTCTGGAGGCCAAGACACTGTTTGAGGATTTGCAACGCAGACACCCCGGCCGGTTCGCCGATGGACAATTACGGACCCTGCAACGGAGAATAAAGCAATGGCGTGCTACAGAGGGGCCGCCCAAAGAAATCTTTTTTGCTCAAATTCATAAGCCTGGCGAATTATGCCAGTCAGACTTCACCCACATGGATAAACTGGGCGTCACTATAGGCGGCGTCCCTTTTGACCACCTGATCTACCATTTTGTTTTGACCTATTCCAATTGGGAGACAGGTACAGTCTGTTTTTCAGAGAGTTTCGAAAGCCTGAGCCAGGGCCTGCAAAATGCCCTATGGGAACTTGGTGGTGTGCCGCAGCAACATCGCACCGATTGTCTGACATCCGCTGTTAACAAGGTAAGTCACCCTGAGGAGTTCACCAGCAGGTATCAGGATCTTGTTGACCATTACGGTATCATTCCTTGCAAAACTAACCCTGCCAGCCCCAATGAAAATGGAGACGTGGAGCAGCGCAATTATCGGTTCAAAAAAGCCGTTGACCAGGCCCTGATGCTGAGAGGACACCGGGATTTTAAAGACCGGGAAGAATATGACTTGTTCCTGGCCAAACTGTTCGCACAGCTAAATGCCGGTCGTAGGAAACGGTTTACACAAGAACTGGATCTCCTACACCGGTTGCCCAAACGCCGGCTTGATGCATGTAAAAAGATGGATTTAAAGGTTGGTCCCAGCAGTACCATTCGGGTCAATCACAACGTTTACTCTGTAGACAGCAGGCTCATAGGAGAAAATATCCAGGTCCGCCTCTACATGGAATGCCTGGAGGTCTGGTACGGCCAGAGAAAGGTCGATACTTTGCCAAGGTTGCGGGGTGAGGGCAAATATAAAATCAATTACCGGCATATCATTGACAGCCTGGTCAAAAAACCGGGGGCATTTGAAAATTATCGTTATCGTAATGCCATGTTCCCCACCAGCCGGTTCCGGATTGCCTACGATCATTTAAGAAAGCGTTATACCGTTAAAAGCTCAGCAGCAAGGTATCTGAAAATATTATACCTGGCAGCAAAGACAAGCGAGGTGGCAGTAGACAGCGCCCTGATGGTTCTAATAAACGAGGATCAGGAAATCAGCAAAGAGGCTGTTAAACGCCTTATTGAGTCCAACGCCTCTGTCAGCAGGCCGGATGATGTTCATATCCAGGCAGTTGATTTGACTCGTTATGACCAATTGCTCAAGGGGGTGGCGGCATGA
- a CDS encoding ATP-binding protein: MINDRDQIDTNLKSLHMPTMRRSYEEMADQARAEAWGYEKYLLQLLSLECEVRWQNRISRNLRASKLPSSKTFENFDKKRLPLKVANHLSVLVNGAFLERCENILAFGNPGSGKTHLLCAIGHELIAKGKQVLFISCSQLVQDLLIAKRDLELTKKLKSLSRFDAVIIDDIGYVQQSRGEMEVLFTFLAERYEQGSLMITSNLPFSKWEQIFKDPMTTAAAIDRLVHHSIILELNVESYRMEQAKMEAE, translated from the coding sequence ATGATCAATGATCGGGATCAGATAGACACCAATCTTAAAAGCCTCCATATGCCGACCATGCGCCGCAGTTATGAAGAAATGGCGGATCAGGCCAGGGCGGAGGCATGGGGATATGAAAAGTACCTCTTACAATTGTTGAGTCTCGAATGCGAAGTCCGCTGGCAGAACCGGATATCACGTAACCTGAGGGCATCCAAGTTGCCATCTTCCAAGACATTTGAGAATTTTGATAAAAAGCGCCTCCCCTTAAAGGTTGCCAATCATTTAAGTGTCCTGGTCAACGGCGCTTTTTTAGAGCGCTGTGAAAACATCCTGGCCTTTGGTAATCCGGGTAGCGGGAAAACCCATCTGCTCTGTGCCATTGGCCATGAATTAATTGCAAAGGGTAAGCAGGTTCTTTTTATCTCATGCAGTCAGCTCGTCCAGGATCTGCTGATTGCCAAAAGGGATCTTGAGCTAACCAAAAAACTCAAATCCCTCTCCAGGTTTGATGCTGTGATTATAGATGACATTGGGTATGTCCAACAAAGCCGGGGAGAAATGGAAGTGCTGTTTACCTTTTTGGCGGAACGGTATGAACAGGGCAGCCTGATGATCACGAGCAATCTTCCGTTCTCTAAGTGGGAACAGATTTTTAAGGACCCTATGACAACGGCAGCAGCCATCGACAGACTCGTTCATCACAGTATCATCCTTGAATTGAATGTGGAAAGCTATCGCATGGAACAGGCTAAAATGGAGGCCGAATAA